A section of the Flaviflexus equikiangi genome encodes:
- a CDS encoding NAD-dependent malic enzyme, translating into MALPSPGHSVTFRVHTPPSFSATSDLASAIASTGAAITALDIVESTGDHMCIDISANTRGQDHVDAIEAVINQRPGAQVRRISDRTFLMHMGGKIETTSKVPLRSRDDLSRAYTPGVARVCLAIAKDPAEARRFTIKGNTVAVVTDGTAVLGLGDIGPEAAMPVMEGKAILFKQFADVNAWPVALDTKDTEEIIAICKALAPAYGGINLEDISAPRCFEIEERLRDELDIPVFHDDQHGTAIVTQAALVNALKVVGKSIEDVKIVISGVGAAGFAIIRLLMASGARHIRAAGRDGVIERGTVYAEEHRNWIAHHTNEEAFSGSLKQALAGADVFIGVSAPNLLSGDDIATMNEDAIVFAMANPDPEVDPDEASDHAAIVATGRSDYPNQINNVLVFPGFFRGLLDSAATGVTDGMMLAAAEAIASCIDDHELHPGYLIPSVFDPKVAARVADAVSRAARQGGVTRS; encoded by the coding sequence GTGGCGCTACCCAGCCCAGGCCATTCAGTCACCTTTCGTGTGCACACACCGCCCTCCTTCAGTGCCACCTCGGACCTGGCGAGTGCTATCGCCAGCACCGGGGCCGCTATCACCGCCCTCGACATCGTCGAGTCGACCGGCGATCACATGTGCATCGACATTTCGGCCAACACGCGGGGACAGGATCATGTCGATGCGATCGAGGCAGTCATCAACCAACGTCCAGGCGCTCAGGTGCGCCGCATCTCCGACCGGACGTTTCTCATGCACATGGGCGGGAAGATCGAGACAACATCGAAAGTGCCGCTACGGAGCCGAGACGACCTCTCGAGGGCCTACACTCCCGGCGTTGCCAGGGTCTGTCTCGCGATAGCAAAGGATCCGGCGGAGGCGCGACGCTTCACGATCAAAGGAAACACGGTCGCGGTCGTCACGGATGGGACGGCCGTCCTCGGATTGGGCGACATCGGCCCCGAGGCCGCCATGCCCGTCATGGAAGGGAAGGCGATCCTCTTCAAACAGTTCGCCGATGTCAACGCCTGGCCGGTCGCTCTCGACACGAAAGACACCGAGGAGATCATCGCGATCTGCAAGGCTCTGGCACCTGCCTACGGCGGGATTAACCTGGAAGATATCTCGGCTCCCCGGTGTTTCGAGATCGAGGAGCGGCTCCGCGATGAGCTTGACATCCCCGTGTTCCACGACGATCAGCACGGCACCGCTATTGTCACGCAGGCGGCGCTCGTCAATGCTCTCAAGGTTGTCGGGAAGAGCATCGAGGATGTGAAGATCGTGATCTCGGGCGTCGGGGCCGCCGGCTTCGCCATCATCCGCCTGCTCATGGCGTCCGGTGCCCGCCACATCCGCGCCGCAGGGCGCGACGGCGTCATCGAACGCGGCACGGTCTATGCGGAAGAGCATCGGAACTGGATCGCTCATCACACGAACGAGGAAGCGTTCTCGGGCTCGTTGAAGCAAGCGCTAGCCGGGGCGGACGTCTTCATCGGAGTGTCAGCGCCCAATCTTCTCAGCGGGGACGACATTGCGACGATGAACGAGGACGCGATCGTGTTCGCCATGGCCAACCCGGATCCGGAGGTCGACCCTGACGAAGCCTCCGACCATGCTGCCATTGTGGCGACGGGACGGTCCGACTACCCGAACCAGATCAACAACGTGCTCGTCTTCCCCGGTTTCTTCCGCGGCCTGCTCGACTCGGCCGCGACGGGAGTGACCGACGGAATGATGCTGGCGGCAGCGGAAGCCATCGCCTCCTGCATCGACGACCATGAGCTACATCCGGGATATCTCATCCCCTCCGTCTTCGACCCTAAGGTCGCGGCCCGGGTCGCGGACGCCGTCTCCCGCGCCGCGCGTCAAGGCGGAGTCACACGCTCATAA
- a CDS encoding serine hydrolase domain-containing protein, protein MDEIVNAAAEQFSGVVAVDRGGERVYRLVRGDAHRAHRVPNTIETAFGLASGSKGWTALAVLALVEQGKVALDEPVRGIVGDDLPNLDSRVTLRHLLTHSAGIEDYLDESEDWDVSDYVLPVPVHTLISAEAFVPLLAPLAQRDELGARFEYSNAGYVILALIIERLTGQLFHDVVADLVLAPAGMTHSSYMRLDELPAGAALGYLADEGDRVNTLHLPVRGNGDGGAFSTAGDLRSFWRAFVSGDIVSREMVAQIVTPHWDVPEEGMQYGMGFWLAGTRIVLEGYDPGVSFRSSHDPQTDTTVTVIANTSDGAWPMIAAVEESLGWI, encoded by the coding sequence ATGGACGAGATCGTCAACGCAGCGGCGGAGCAGTTCTCGGGAGTGGTCGCGGTCGATCGCGGGGGTGAACGCGTCTATCGCCTGGTGCGCGGCGACGCGCACCGCGCCCACCGCGTCCCGAACACGATCGAGACGGCATTCGGACTAGCGAGCGGGAGCAAAGGCTGGACGGCACTCGCGGTCCTCGCGCTCGTCGAGCAGGGGAAGGTGGCACTCGACGAACCGGTGCGGGGGATCGTCGGAGACGATCTTCCGAATCTTGACTCCCGCGTCACGCTCCGACACCTCCTCACCCACAGTGCGGGGATCGAGGACTACCTCGACGAGTCGGAGGACTGGGACGTCTCGGACTATGTGCTGCCCGTCCCAGTCCATACCCTCATCTCTGCGGAGGCCTTCGTGCCGCTCCTCGCGCCGCTCGCCCAACGCGACGAGCTGGGGGCGAGATTCGAGTACTCGAATGCTGGGTATGTCATCCTTGCCCTCATCATCGAACGGCTGACGGGCCAGCTCTTCCATGACGTCGTCGCGGACCTCGTGCTGGCGCCTGCCGGGATGACCCACTCCTCCTACATGAGGCTCGATGAGCTTCCCGCAGGGGCCGCTCTCGGATATCTCGCCGACGAGGGGGACCGCGTCAATACGCTGCATCTGCCCGTCCGGGGGAACGGGGATGGTGGCGCCTTCTCCACGGCCGGCGATCTTCGGAGCTTCTGGCGCGCCTTCGTCTCGGGAGACATCGTCTCGAGGGAGATGGTGGCCCAGATCGTGACGCCGCACTGGGATGTTCCCGAGGAGGGCATGCAGTACGGGATGGGGTTCTGGCTGGCAGGGACACGGATCGTCCTCGAGGGATACGACCCGGGGGTGTCTTTCCGCTCCAGCCACGACCCGCAGACAGACACAACCGTGACAGTGATCGCCAATACGTCGGATGGTGCATGGCCCATGATCGCCGCCGTGGAGGAGTCTCTCGGCTGGATTTAG
- a CDS encoding DinB family protein, producing MTETPRDSKDWTVVIEDGCDECGYVPHDPAWTSERLLALPERWERVLRTDDVRERPADGVWSPLEYACHSRDIVRLLRDRVALILNDQKTFDDFDGEREAVEGRYAEADPEIVVEELAELIESTVAVYGRVGETDWGRAGYRTDGRALTIADLSRYLLHDLEHHLADVEG from the coding sequence ATGACTGAGACGCCACGAGACAGCAAGGATTGGACCGTCGTCATTGAGGACGGCTGTGACGAATGCGGCTACGTGCCGCACGACCCGGCATGGACGAGCGAGCGCCTGCTCGCCCTGCCGGAGCGATGGGAACGCGTTCTGCGCACGGACGACGTTCGCGAGCGCCCTGCAGACGGGGTGTGGTCGCCGCTGGAATATGCATGCCATTCCCGCGATATTGTTCGGCTGCTCCGTGACCGAGTTGCTCTGATCCTCAACGACCAGAAGACATTCGATGACTTCGACGGCGAACGCGAGGCCGTCGAGGGCCGCTACGCCGAGGCAGACCCTGAGATTGTCGTCGAGGAGCTCGCGGAACTCATCGAAAGCACTGTCGCGGTCTACGGTCGTGTCGGGGAAACTGACTGGGGCCGGGCGGGCTACCGTACGGATGGGAGAGCCTTGACGATCGCGGACCTCAGCCGATACCTGCTGCACGACCTCGAGCATCACCTCGCCGACGTCGAGGGATGA
- a CDS encoding aldo/keto reductase, protein MAYKHELTLTNSIADVDSPTIPTLGFGTFLIAPEDAAARVGEALRAGYRHIDTAQMYKNEEGVGQAIADFLAETGMDRSELFITSKLNNTFHAPDDARREFEVTLEKLQLDYIDLFLIHWPMPEHDDYVETWKTMLEFRDSGKAHAVGVSNFQIDHLERLEAETGVLPAVNQIEAHPHFGNVEVRAWCQERGIAIENWSPLGRGAVLDNPVIAEIASETGATPAQVVLSWHLSHDCIIIPKASSPARIAENFASAELRLSADQIARIDGLDQGESGRIGPNPNAVN, encoded by the coding sequence ATGGCATACAAGCACGAACTGACATTGACCAACTCCATCGCGGACGTGGATTCGCCCACCATCCCGACCCTCGGATTCGGCACCTTCCTCATCGCTCCGGAAGACGCCGCGGCCCGCGTCGGCGAGGCGCTCCGCGCAGGCTACCGACACATCGACACCGCACAGATGTACAAGAATGAGGAGGGTGTGGGGCAGGCGATTGCCGACTTCCTTGCAGAGACCGGCATGGATCGCAGCGAGCTCTTCATCACGAGCAAGCTCAACAACACGTTCCATGCACCCGACGACGCCCGGCGCGAGTTCGAGGTGACCCTCGAGAAGCTCCAGCTGGACTACATCGATCTGTTCCTCATCCACTGGCCCATGCCAGAGCACGACGACTACGTCGAGACGTGGAAGACGATGCTCGAGTTCCGCGACTCCGGGAAGGCCCATGCCGTGGGCGTGTCGAACTTCCAGATCGACCACCTTGAACGCCTCGAGGCAGAGACGGGCGTCCTTCCTGCCGTCAACCAGATCGAAGCACATCCGCACTTCGGCAACGTCGAGGTGCGCGCCTGGTGCCAGGAGCGCGGGATCGCGATCGAGAACTGGTCCCCGCTCGGCCGCGGAGCCGTCCTCGACAACCCCGTCATTGCCGAGATCGCGTCAGAGACCGGCGCAACCCCCGCCCAGGTTGTCCTCTCCTGGCATCTCTCCCATGACTGCATCATCATCCCAAAGGCCTCGAGCCCCGCTCGTATCGCCGAGAACTTCGCCTCTGCAGAGCTGCGTCTCAGCGCAGACCAGATTGCACGGATCGACGGCCTCGATCAGGGCGAATCCGGCAGGATCGGCCCGAACCCGAATGCCGTGAACTAG
- the nrdD gene encoding anaerobic ribonucleoside-triphosphate reductase, translating to MSLLSGVSTLVVKRDGRTAKFDPAKIYRAISAALLSRGIEDHDFTAAATADVVASLSGGELDIPTIQKAVEDRLMKSEYPEVARAYIEYRHDRDVERERAMDVQYSVGRLLRRDKTVVNENANKDATVFNTQRDLTAGSVAKAYALKELLPPHVANAHIKGDIHFHDLDYNPFQPMTNCCLIDIPSMLSEGFQIGNARVESPRSINTATAQIAQIIANVASSQYGGCSVDRTDEVLAPFARINYDKHMADAEVWVAEDKREEYAMAKTRKDIYDAMQSLEYEINTLYSSNGQTPFVTLGFGLGEGVFEREIQKAILAVRIGGIGKDRHTAIFPKLVFGLRRGVNLEPSDPNYDIKQLALECSTKRMYPDVISYDKLTEIEGDYKVPMGCRSFLPKWIDPTTGEAVNAGRNNLGVVTLNIPRIAIEARGDKAKFWKLVGERMEILKDALLFRIRRCEEAVPENAPILYKHGALGLRAEEGADSVKEFFRAHRATASIGYIGLYEAATCFYGPEWETDREAKEFTLDIVRTLNHYAEEWRAEYPYWFSVYATPSESLTDRFCRLDREKFGDVPDVTDKDYYTNSYHYDVRKKITPFEKIDFESEYPQYSKGGFIHYCEYPKLTHNTKALETVWDYAYDRVAYLGTNTPIDRCYECGFEGEFSPTAEGFACPDCGNDDPKTCDVVKRTCGYLGNPQRRPMVHGRHTEIASRVKHMDEQE from the coding sequence ATGTCGTTATTGTCGGGAGTTTCCACGCTCGTGGTGAAGCGTGATGGTCGCACCGCTAAGTTCGATCCGGCAAAGATCTATCGCGCCATCAGCGCCGCCCTGCTCAGCCGCGGCATCGAGGATCATGACTTCACCGCGGCCGCGACAGCGGACGTCGTCGCATCCCTGAGCGGCGGTGAGCTGGACATCCCCACCATTCAGAAAGCGGTCGAGGATCGGCTCATGAAGTCCGAATATCCCGAAGTGGCTCGGGCCTACATCGAATACCGGCATGATCGGGATGTCGAACGTGAACGCGCCATGGACGTGCAGTACTCGGTGGGGCGGCTCCTGCGGCGGGACAAGACTGTCGTGAACGAGAACGCGAACAAGGACGCAACGGTTTTCAACACGCAGCGCGACCTGACGGCCGGCTCCGTCGCCAAAGCGTACGCATTGAAGGAACTCCTGCCCCCGCATGTCGCCAACGCCCACATCAAGGGTGACATCCACTTCCACGACCTCGATTACAACCCGTTCCAGCCGATGACGAACTGCTGCCTCATCGATATTCCCTCGATGCTGAGCGAAGGATTCCAGATCGGCAATGCTCGCGTGGAGTCTCCTCGATCGATCAACACTGCCACTGCACAGATCGCCCAGATCATCGCCAATGTTGCCTCCAGCCAGTATGGCGGGTGCTCCGTCGATCGCACGGATGAGGTGCTCGCGCCGTTCGCTCGCATCAACTACGACAAGCACATGGCGGATGCTGAAGTGTGGGTCGCCGAAGACAAGCGGGAAGAATACGCGATGGCGAAGACCCGCAAAGACATCTACGACGCCATGCAGTCACTCGAATACGAGATCAACACCCTCTACTCATCGAACGGGCAGACTCCGTTCGTCACGCTCGGATTCGGCCTCGGCGAAGGCGTGTTCGAGAGGGAGATCCAGAAGGCTATTCTCGCCGTCCGCATCGGCGGCATCGGCAAAGACCGCCACACCGCGATCTTCCCGAAGCTCGTCTTCGGTCTGCGCCGGGGAGTCAACCTCGAACCATCCGACCCGAATTACGACATCAAGCAGCTCGCTCTCGAATGTTCGACGAAGCGCATGTACCCCGACGTCATCTCCTATGACAAGCTGACCGAGATCGAGGGCGACTACAAGGTTCCCATGGGCTGCCGCTCCTTCCTTCCCAAGTGGATCGACCCGACAACGGGGGAGGCCGTCAACGCTGGCCGCAACAATCTCGGAGTCGTCACCCTCAACATCCCTCGCATCGCCATCGAAGCACGCGGAGACAAGGCCAAGTTCTGGAAGCTCGTGGGGGAGAGGATGGAGATCCTCAAGGATGCGCTCCTGTTCCGCATCCGCCGCTGCGAAGAGGCCGTCCCGGAGAATGCACCGATCCTCTACAAGCACGGCGCTCTCGGCCTCCGAGCAGAAGAAGGCGCCGACTCGGTCAAAGAGTTCTTCCGCGCGCACCGCGCCACCGCCTCAATCGGGTACATCGGGCTCTATGAGGCCGCAACCTGCTTCTATGGGCCGGAGTGGGAAACGGATCGCGAGGCCAAAGAGTTCACTCTCGACATCGTCCGCACGCTCAACCACTACGCGGAAGAATGGCGCGCAGAATACCCATACTGGTTCTCCGTCTACGCCACGCCCTCCGAGTCCCTCACCGACCGGTTCTGCCGACTCGATCGCGAGAAGTTCGGGGACGTCCCCGACGTGACCGACAAGGACTACTACACGAACTCCTATCATTACGACGTCCGCAAGAAGATCACCCCGTTCGAGAAGATCGACTTCGAATCCGAATACCCCCAGTATTCCAAGGGCGGCTTCATCCACTACTGCGAATACCCCAAGCTCACCCACAATACGAAGGCGCTCGAGACGGTGTGGGACTACGCCTACGACAGGGTGGCCTATCTCGGCACCAACACGCCGATCGACCGCTGCTACGAGTGCGGCTTCGAGGGAGAGTTCTCGCCGACAGCGGAAGGCTTCGCCTGCCCCGATTGCGGGAACGATGATCCCAAGACCTGCGACGTGGTCAAACGGACGTGCGGATACCTCGGCAACCCGCAGCGTCGCCCGATGGTGCACGGACGGCACACCGAGATCGCGAGCCGCGTCAAGCACATGGACGAGCAGGAGTAG
- the nrdG gene encoding anaerobic ribonucleoside-triphosphate reductase activating protein codes for MPRVDADGITQPGSGEWDGLVLSSRRVADYKPYTFVDGEGVRCSLYVAGCPFTCPGCYNEAAQSFRYGTPYSQELEDRILTDLAKPYVAGLSLLGGEPMLATPILLPLAQRVSAEFAGEKTIWIWSGYTYEQIMADTEDKIALLDLCDVLVDGPFIQRLYHHDLAFRGSANQRIIDLAASRARGTAVPWHSSGPDREDSVPFLAPAPPPS; via the coding sequence GTGCCGAGAGTAGACGCGGACGGCATCACGCAGCCGGGCAGTGGCGAGTGGGACGGTCTCGTCCTCTCGTCGCGCCGCGTCGCCGACTACAAGCCGTACACATTCGTCGACGGGGAGGGCGTCCGCTGCTCTCTCTACGTTGCGGGATGCCCATTCACGTGCCCGGGTTGCTACAACGAAGCAGCCCAATCCTTCCGCTACGGCACCCCTTACAGTCAAGAGCTGGAAGATCGCATCCTCACCGATCTCGCCAAGCCCTATGTGGCGGGACTATCCCTCCTCGGCGGCGAACCGATGCTGGCCACGCCGATCCTGCTCCCACTCGCGCAGAGGGTCTCGGCGGAGTTCGCGGGTGAAAAGACCATCTGGATCTGGTCCGGATATACGTACGAGCAGATCATGGCGGACACGGAGGACAAGATCGCCCTCCTCGACCTGTGCGACGTCCTGGTCGACGGCCCGTTTATCCAACGGCTCTACCACCACGATCTGGCTTTCCGCGGGTCGGCGAACCAGCGCATCATCGATCTTGCGGCTTCCCGCGCGCGCGGAACCGCTGTGCCGTGGCACAGCTCAGGGCCGGACAGAGAGGATTCCGTCCCCTTTCTCGCACCCGCCCCACCACCATCCTAA
- a CDS encoding lysoplasmalogenase yields MDPETRTGVPAHIAATSALLVVVLVHLIGQLFVPSSFATQASQVLLMPALAGVLYAATSRPRPLLVKLGLLALFFSWLGDTVPRFLSGDAGFLAMVGGFLLAQAVYVIALWPYRSRSIAAKPLLVAPYVAVAIALLSLCVGSAGALAVPIIIYAGVIVAMAVLATGLSFTAACGGAVFLLSDSLIALNAFADITLPGHGFWVMVTYVLGQSLLVQAIIRQSEQAQGLPLGRP; encoded by the coding sequence ATGGATCCTGAGACACGGACCGGGGTCCCAGCCCATATCGCGGCAACATCGGCACTCCTTGTTGTCGTCCTCGTGCACCTCATCGGACAGCTCTTCGTCCCCTCATCATTCGCCACGCAGGCGAGCCAGGTCCTCCTCATGCCCGCACTCGCGGGAGTGCTCTATGCCGCGACGAGCCGCCCGCGTCCCCTCCTCGTCAAACTGGGGTTGCTCGCGCTGTTCTTCTCCTGGCTGGGAGACACGGTGCCGCGCTTCCTGTCGGGTGATGCCGGGTTCTTGGCCATGGTGGGCGGCTTTCTCCTCGCCCAGGCTGTCTACGTGATTGCGCTGTGGCCCTACCGGTCCCGCTCGATCGCGGCGAAACCTCTCCTTGTCGCACCCTATGTCGCGGTCGCGATCGCTCTCCTCTCCCTGTGCGTGGGCAGTGCGGGAGCACTTGCGGTTCCTATCATCATCTATGCGGGCGTGATTGTGGCGATGGCGGTACTTGCCACGGGGCTGAGCTTCACGGCAGCGTGCGGCGGAGCGGTCTTTCTCCTGTCAGACTCACTGATCGCGCTCAACGCCTTCGCCGATATCACTCTCCCCGGCCACGGCTTCTGGGTCATGGTCACCTATGTCCTCGGCCAGAGTCTTCTCGTCCAGGCCATCATCCGGCAGAGCGAACAGGCGCAGGGCCTGCCTCTCGGCAGGCCCTGA
- a CDS encoding heavy metal translocating P-type ATPase: MTLRLWFNGPWATPAIAGLFILSSWTAEFVLDSTLWGSILMVAAAVAAGFPIARQAVRALSRGSIAIDLLVTIAAIGAIVIGNYWEAAAVTFLFAFGHALEARTMNKTRSALSELIEVAPDTAIVLRGGEQVEVPAHTVRIGETVVIKNGAKAPVDGMVVTGRGTLDQSSITGESIPAEKTEGDLVFAGTMSTGGLITVKATGVGADTTLAKIITRVEEAAEAKAKTQAFIDRFSQWYTPGIIILAIAGGLITGNVTLALTLLVIGCPGALVISIPVAIVAGIGRAATEGILIKGGEYVENAAKITAVALDKTGTLTEGRPTLTDIVALGDHTADEVVGWAGIAESGSEHPLSAPIVSAAAEKGLLGPGFPDTTENVTGMGIIATEGGRRILVGNTALLEREGILIDDANRHAERLAAAGKTAMLVAVDGETIGVIAVADTIRSEARQMVADLHRAGVTRVVMLTGDSALVARAIAAQTGIDDVRAGLLPDDKLEAIQDLQAQGYRVAMVGDGVNDAPALAVADIGVAMGAGGTDVAIETADIALIADDLMKLPRALDLAKRTVAVMKQNIVIALVTVVALLAGVFAGGVTMTIGMLVHELSVLIVILNAMRLLRKRPPRVTKRLPEESRLETVRR; the protein is encoded by the coding sequence ATGACACTTCGACTATGGTTCAACGGCCCGTGGGCCACTCCCGCGATCGCCGGCCTCTTCATCCTTTCCTCGTGGACGGCAGAATTCGTCCTCGACTCAACCCTGTGGGGAAGCATCCTCATGGTCGCTGCCGCAGTGGCGGCAGGCTTCCCCATCGCACGTCAGGCGGTGCGAGCCTTGAGCCGCGGTTCCATAGCGATCGATCTGCTCGTCACGATCGCCGCGATCGGCGCGATCGTCATCGGAAACTATTGGGAAGCAGCGGCGGTCACCTTCCTCTTCGCCTTCGGTCACGCCCTTGAGGCACGGACCATGAACAAGACTCGGTCCGCTCTCTCCGAGCTCATCGAGGTGGCTCCTGATACAGCGATTGTTCTGCGCGGCGGCGAGCAGGTCGAGGTACCTGCGCACACCGTGAGAATCGGTGAGACTGTCGTCATCAAGAACGGCGCGAAGGCTCCCGTCGATGGCATGGTCGTCACCGGCCGGGGAACCCTTGACCAGTCGAGCATCACGGGCGAATCGATTCCCGCCGAGAAGACGGAGGGCGATCTGGTGTTCGCGGGGACGATGTCGACGGGGGGCCTCATCACCGTCAAGGCGACAGGCGTCGGTGCCGACACGACGCTGGCGAAGATCATCACCCGCGTCGAGGAGGCCGCCGAGGCGAAGGCGAAGACGCAGGCCTTCATCGATCGTTTCTCCCAGTGGTACACCCCCGGCATCATCATCCTCGCGATAGCGGGAGGGCTCATCACCGGCAACGTCACGCTCGCTCTGACACTGCTTGTCATCGGATGTCCGGGGGCGCTCGTCATCTCCATTCCCGTCGCCATCGTCGCAGGGATCGGCCGTGCCGCAACCGAAGGGATTCTTATCAAGGGCGGGGAATACGTCGAGAACGCCGCCAAGATCACCGCTGTCGCGCTCGATAAGACGGGCACCCTCACTGAGGGAAGACCCACGTTGACGGATATTGTCGCTCTCGGAGATCACACGGCTGATGAGGTGGTGGGATGGGCGGGGATTGCGGAGTCCGGATCCGAGCATCCGCTCTCGGCACCCATCGTCTCCGCTGCCGCCGAGAAGGGACTGTTGGGGCCCGGATTCCCGGACACGACCGAGAATGTGACAGGTATGGGAATCATCGCCACCGAGGGTGGCCGCCGCATCCTTGTCGGCAACACGGCACTCCTCGAACGCGAAGGCATTCTCATAGACGACGCGAATCGTCATGCGGAGCGCCTAGCAGCCGCAGGGAAGACCGCCATGCTCGTCGCTGTGGACGGTGAGACCATCGGTGTGATCGCCGTCGCCGACACGATTCGGAGCGAAGCGCGACAGATGGTGGCCGATCTGCATCGAGCAGGTGTCACGCGTGTCGTCATGCTCACCGGTGACTCGGCACTCGTCGCACGAGCTATCGCCGCTCAGACGGGAATCGATGACGTCCGTGCGGGTCTCCTTCCAGACGACAAGCTCGAGGCGATCCAGGATCTCCAAGCCCAGGGCTACCGCGTTGCCATGGTGGGAGATGGTGTGAACGACGCTCCGGCGCTTGCCGTGGCCGACATCGGTGTGGCGATGGGAGCGGGAGGAACCGATGTTGCGATCGAGACCGCCGACATCGCACTCATCGCCGATGATCTCATGAAGCTCCCCAGGGCCCTCGATCTTGCGAAGCGGACCGTCGCTGTCATGAAACAGAACATCGTGATTGCGCTCGTGACAGTCGTGGCGCTCCTGGCAGGGGTTTTTGCCGGAGGTGTGACGATGACGATCGGGATGCTCGTCCACGAACTCTCCGTCCTCATCGTCATCCTCAACGCAATGCGGCTCTTGAGAAAGAGGCCGCCCCGGGTGACGAAACGTCTGCCAGAGGAGTCTCGTCTCGAGACTGTCCGACGCTGA
- a CDS encoding phosphoribosyltransferase, translating into MAYHADSTDLDSKEVLTWEGFGTASRELAQTIADSGFVPEIIIAVARGGLLPAGALSYSLGVKLSDAINVEFYTDVEETLPDPVLLAPLLDTENIAGKNLLVVDDVADSGRTLALVIDLLTKDGADVRSAVIYGKPRSVVKPDYVWRHTDQWIVFPWSAEPPVTAR; encoded by the coding sequence ATGGCCTACCACGCGGATTCAACCGACCTGGACTCTAAAGAGGTTCTGACCTGGGAAGGGTTCGGAACTGCTTCGCGGGAACTCGCCCAGACCATCGCAGACTCAGGCTTCGTGCCCGAGATCATCATCGCCGTCGCACGCGGCGGCCTGCTCCCGGCAGGAGCGCTCTCCTACTCTCTCGGCGTCAAGCTTTCCGACGCGATCAACGTCGAGTTCTACACGGACGTTGAAGAGACTCTTCCGGACCCCGTCCTCCTCGCTCCTCTCCTCGACACGGAGAACATCGCAGGCAAGAACCTGCTCGTTGTCGATGACGTGGCGGATTCGGGACGCACTCTCGCCCTCGTGATCGACCTCCTGACGAAGGACGGTGCGGACGTCCGCTCTGCCGTCATCTATGGCAAGCCGCGATCTGTCGTGAAGCCGGACTACGTGTGGCGCCACACCGACCAGTGGATCGTGTTCCCGTGGTCCGCTGAACCGCCCGTCACGGCGCGCTAA
- a CDS encoding diaminopimelate dehydrogenase — protein sequence MTIRTAIVGYGNLGRSVEENIRNQPDMELVGIFSRRAELDTDTPVYPVADIDSYRDSVDVLFLCLGSATDIPEQATAFAASFSTVDTYDNHKKIPAHYEAMDEAAADSGNVAIVSTGWDPGLFSLNRTIASSIFPTSQQNTFWGKGVSQGHSDALRRIDGVKKAVQYTIPREDAIEAARGGHGADVTGHGAHLRQCWVVADESDQDRIREEIVTMPDYFVGYEVEVHFISEEDFARDHQGLPHGGHVITSGTLGGTTNAVEFSLALESNPDFTAAVQVAYGRAAYRLKDAGLTGAFSVLEVPPYLLAPESLEELLTRDV from the coding sequence ATGACTATCAGAACTGCGATCGTGGGATACGGGAATCTTGGGCGGAGCGTTGAGGAGAATATCCGCAACCAGCCGGACATGGAGCTCGTCGGCATCTTCTCACGCAGGGCCGAACTCGACACCGACACCCCGGTCTACCCCGTGGCCGACATCGACTCGTATCGCGACAGCGTCGATGTGTTGTTCCTGTGCCTGGGCAGCGCGACCGATATCCCCGAGCAGGCCACCGCTTTCGCCGCCTCCTTCTCCACGGTCGACACCTACGACAACCATAAGAAGATCCCCGCCCACTACGAGGCCATGGATGAAGCTGCCGCAGACAGCGGCAACGTCGCCATCGTGTCGACCGGCTGGGATCCGGGCCTGTTCTCGCTCAACCGCACGATCGCCTCGTCAATCTTCCCCACCTCGCAGCAGAACACGTTCTGGGGCAAGGGAGTGTCGCAGGGACACTCGGATGCTCTGCGGAGAATCGACGGCGTGAAGAAGGCCGTCCAGTACACGATTCCGCGCGAAGACGCGATCGAGGCGGCACGGGGCGGCCACGGCGCAGACGTCACCGGGCACGGCGCACACCTGCGCCAATGCTGGGTGGTGGCCGATGAGTCGGACCAGGATCGCATCCGCGAGGAGATCGTCACCATGCCCGACTATTTCGTCGGCTACGAGGTCGAAGTCCATTTCATCTCCGAGGAGGACTTCGCCCGCGATCATCAGGGGCTTCCCCACGGCGGGCACGTCATCACCTCGGGAACGCTGGGCGGAACGACGAATGCCGTCGAATTCTCCCTTGCCCTCGAATCGAATCCTGACTTCACCGCGGCCGTGCAGGTCGCCTATGGTCGCGCCGCCTACCGACTGAAAGATGCTGGACTGACCGGGGCTTTCAGCGTCCTCGAGGTCCCGCCCTACCTCCTCGCACCGGAATCTCTTGAGGAGTTGCTCACGCGAGACGTCTAA